In Mycobacterium tuberculosis H37Rv, a single window of DNA contains:
- a CDS encoding hypothetical protein (This region is a possible MT-complex-specific genomic island (See Becq et al., 2007 PMID:17545187).), with amino-acid sequence MTYAARDDTTLPKLLAQMRWVVLVDKRQLAVLLLENEGPVASATDTLDTRGDSDYENQPVDAVERLCRRLADQAVRQWGFMQGLKQKLGPGVDVRMKLVEWNR; translated from the coding sequence ATGACGTACGCAGCCAGGGACGATACGACGCTCCCCAAACTGCTCGCACAGATGCGGTGGGTGGTGCTGGTGGACAAGCGTCAGCTCGCGGTGCTGCTGCTAGAGAACGAGGGACCGGTCGCTTCCGCGACGGACACGTTGGATACGCGCGGTGATAGCGACTATGAAAACCAGCCGGTCGACGCAGTGGAGCGGCTATGTCGGCGTTTGGCTGACCAGGCGGTGCGTCAGTGGGGTTTTATGCAGGGCCTCAAGCAGAAGCTCGGACCAGGTGTCGACGTGCGGATGAAGCTGGTGGAGTGGAACCGATGA
- a CDS encoding hypothetical protein (This region is a possible MT-complex-specific genomic island (See Becq et al., 2007 PMID:17545187).), producing MVTVEADVDQVERRLAAGELSCPSCGGVLAGWGRARSRQLRGPAGPVELCPRRSRCTGCGVTHVLLPVSALLRRADTAAVIVSALAAKATSRVGFRRIATDVARPAETVRGWLRRFAERVEAVRSVFTVWLCAVDADPVMPDAGGGGFVDAVVAIGALAAAIGRRFSLPTVSLAETAVAVSGGRLLAPGWPGEWVQHESTLP from the coding sequence GTGGTCACCGTAGAAGCAGATGTCGATCAAGTCGAGCGTCGGCTGGCGGCCGGTGAGCTGAGCTGCCCGTCTTGCGGGGGTGTGCTGGCGGGCTGGGGCCGGGCTCGGTCGCGGCAGTTACGCGGCCCGGCTGGTCCGGTGGAGTTGTGCCCGCGTCGGTCGCGGTGCACCGGGTGCGGGGTGACGCATGTGTTGTTGCCGGTGAGCGCGTTGCTGCGCCGCGCCGACACGGCGGCGGTGATCGTGTCGGCGCTGGCGGCGAAGGCCACCAGCCGGGTCGGGTTCCGCCGGATCGCCACGGATGTGGCTCGCCCGGCGGAGACGGTGCGGGGCTGGCTGCGCCGGTTTGCCGAGCGTGTCGAGGCGGTGCGGTCGGTGTTCACGGTGTGGCTGTGCGCGGTCGATGCCGATCCGGTGATGCCGGATGCAGGTGGCGGCGGGTTCGTCGATGCGGTGGTGGCGATCGGCGCGCTCGCAGCTGCCATCGGGCGCCGGTTTTCGCTGCCCACGGTGTCGCTGGCTGAGACCGCGGTAGCGGTGTCAGGTGGGCGGTTGTTGGCGCCGGGCTGGCCCGGCGAGTGGGTGCAACACGAGTCGACCCTGCCGTAG
- a CDS encoding hypothetical protein (This region is a possible MT-complex-specific genomic island (See Becq et al., 2007 PMID:17545187).), protein MSNVLDAISTEHRPVIEQELENRNPALFDELRRTEKPTNEQSDAVIDVLSDALMKTFGPDWVPNDYGLKIERAIDAYLETWPIYR, encoded by the coding sequence GTGAGCAACGTTCTCGATGCTATTTCAACGGAGCACCGTCCCGTGATCGAGCAAGAATTAGAGAATCGTAATCCCGCTCTCTTCGACGAGCTTCGGCGCACAGAGAAGCCAACCAACGAACAGAGCGACGCTGTTATCGACGTGCTTTCCGACGCCTTGATGAAGACCTTTGGACCTGATTGGGTTCCGAATGATTATGGGTTGAAAATCGAACGAGCAATTGACGCATACTTAGAGACGTGGCCGATATACCGATAA
- a CDS encoding transposase (This region is a possible MT-complex-specific genomic island (See Becq et al., 2007 PMID:17545187).): protein MAVGDDEEKVRAERARAIGLFRYQLIWEAADAAHSTKQRGKMVRELASREHTDPFGRRVRISRQTIDRWIRGWRAGGFDALVPNPRQCTPRTPAEVLELAVALRRENPQRTAAAIRRILRTQLGWAPDERTLQRNFHRLGLTGATTGSAPAVFGRFEAEHPNALWTGDVLHGIRIDLRKTYLFAFLDDHSRLVPGYRWGHAEDTVRLAAALRPALASRGVPNAVYVDNGSPYVDAWLLRACAKLGVRLVHSTPGRPQGRGKIERFFRTVREQFLVEITGEPDVVGRHYVADLAELNRLFTAWVETVYHRSVHSETGQTPLARWSAGGPIPLPAPETLTEAFLWEEHRRVTKTATVSLHGNRYEIDPALVGRKVELVFDPFDLTRIEVRLAGAPMRRAIPYHIGRHSHPKAKPETPTAPPKPSGIDYAQLIETAHAAELARGVNYTALTGAADQIPGQLDLLTGQEAQPK from the coding sequence GTGGCGGTCGGCGATGACGAGGAGAAGGTGCGCGCGGAGCGCGCGAGGGCGATCGGGTTGTTTCGCTACCAGTTGATTTGGGAGGCCGCCGATGCGGCGCATTCCACCAAGCAGCGGGGAAAGATGGTGCGCGAGTTGGCCTCACGCGAGCACACCGATCCGTTCGGGCGGCGGGTGCGCATCAGCCGCCAAACCATCGACCGCTGGATCCGGGGCTGGCGGGCCGGCGGGTTCGACGCGCTGGTGCCCAACCCACGCCAGTGCACACCGCGTACCCCGGCCGAGGTGCTGGAGCTGGCGGTGGCGCTGCGGCGGGAAAACCCGCAGCGCACGGCGGCGGCAATCCGGCGGATCCTGCGTACCCAGTTGGGCTGGGCGCCCGATGAACGCACCCTGCAACGCAACTTCCACCGGCTCGGGCTCACCGGCGCCACCACCGGGTCGGCGCCGGCGGTGTTCGGCCGGTTCGAAGCCGAGCACCCGAACGCCCTGTGGACCGGGGATGTGTTGCACGGCATACGGATTGATCTCCGCAAGACCTATCTGTTCGCGTTCTTAGACGACCATTCCCGGTTGGTGCCCGGCTACCGGTGGGGCCATGCCGAGGACACGGTGCGGCTGGCCGCCGCACTGCGCCCGGCGCTGGCCTCCCGCGGCGTGCCCAACGCGGTGTATGTCGATAACGGCTCGCCCTATGTGGATGCGTGGTTGTTGCGGGCATGCGCGAAACTCGGTGTGCGCCTTGTTCATTCCACGCCAGGTCGGCCGCAAGGCAGGGGCAAGATAGAGAGGTTCTTCCGCACCGTGCGCGAGCAGTTCCTGGTCGAGATCACCGGCGAACCCGACGTCGTCGGCCGACATTACGTCGCTGATCTGGCCGAGTTGAATCGGCTGTTTACGGCCTGGGTCGAAACGGTTTATCACCGCAGCGTGCATTCCGAAACCGGGCAGACCCCGCTGGCCCGCTGGTCAGCCGGCGGCCCCATCCCGCTGCCCGCCCCCGAGACGCTCACCGAGGCCTTCCTGTGGGAGGAGCACCGCCGCGTGACCAAGACCGCCACCGTCTCGCTGCACGGCAACCGCTACGAGATCGACCCGGCGCTGGTCGGCCGGAAAGTGGAGTTGGTGTTCGACCCGTTCGATTTGACCCGCATCGAGGTGCGGCTGGCCGGCGCGCCGATGAGGCGGGCCATTCCGTATCACATCGGGCGCCATTCACACCCGAAAGCCAAACCCGAAACCCCCACCGCACCGCCCAAACCCAGCGGCATCGACTACGCGCAGTTAATCGAGACCGCGCACGCAGCCGAACTCGCCCGCGGCGTCAACTACACCGCCCTCACCGGGGCTGCCGATCAGATCCCCGGCCAGCTCGACCTGCTCACCGGCCAGGAGGCCCAACCGAAATGA
- a CDS encoding hypothetical protein (This region is a possible MT-complex-specific genomic island (See Becq et al., 2007 PMID:17545187).), producing the protein MMHKLISYYGFSRMPFGRDLAPGMLHRHSAHNEAVARIGWCIADRRIGVITGEVGAGKTVAVRAALASLDRSRHTIIYLPDPTVGVQGIHHRIVASLGGQPLTHHATLAPQAADALAAEQAERGRTPVVVVEEAHLLGYDQLEALRLLTNHDLDSSSPFACLLIGQPTLRRRMKLGVLAALDQRIGLRYAMPPMTDTNTGSYLRHHLKLAGRDDALFSDDAIGLIHQTSRGYPRAVNNLALQALVAAFAADKAIVDESTTRTAIAEVTAD; encoded by the coding sequence ATGATGCACAAACTGATCTCGTATTACGGTTTTTCGCGCATGCCATTCGGCCGCGATCTGGCACCGGGCATGCTGCATCGCCACAGCGCGCACAACGAAGCGGTCGCCCGCATCGGCTGGTGCATCGCCGACCGCCGCATCGGCGTCATCACCGGCGAAGTCGGCGCCGGCAAGACCGTCGCCGTGCGCGCCGCACTAGCGAGCCTGGATCGCAGCCGCCACACCATCATCTACCTGCCCGACCCCACCGTCGGCGTCCAGGGCATCCACCACCGCATCGTCGCCTCGCTCGGCGGACAACCCCTCACCCACCACGCCACCCTGGCCCCACAGGCCGCCGACGCGCTAGCCGCCGAACAAGCCGAGCGCGGACGCACCCCCGTCGTGGTCGTCGAGGAAGCGCACCTGCTCGGCTATGACCAACTGGAGGCGTTGCGGCTCTTGACAAATCACGACCTCGACTCGTCAAGCCCGTTCGCCTGCCTGCTCATCGGCCAACCCACCCTGCGGCGGCGGATGAAACTCGGCGTGCTCGCCGCGCTTGACCAGCGCATCGGACTCCGATATGCCATGCCGCCCATGACCGACACCAACACCGGCAGCTACCTACGCCACCACCTCAAGCTAGCCGGACGCGACGATGCCCTGTTCTCCGACGACGCCATCGGGTTGATCCACCAGACCAGCCGGGGCTACCCCCGCGCGGTCAACAACCTCGCCCTGCAAGCCCTCGTCGCCGCCTTCGCCGCCGACAAGGCCATCGTCGACGAATCCACCACCCGCACCGCCATCGCCGAAGTCACGGCAGACTGA